From the Kallotenue papyrolyticum genome, the window ACGCCGGGCTGATTTTTATCTCTTTTTTGATTTTTTGCGCGCGTTGCGAAACTGCGTGGGTACCCCCTTGACACGCAGCACGGGGTGGTGTATACTCCGCGCCAGTTGGCAGACATCATCCCCCCCAGATGTCAATCCACGTTCGACATCTTTCCGCGTTAACGGAATAGCGTTCCACAGCGGCCTATTTGTGCCGTCTTGTTCGGCTGTTGGCTGGTTTCCGCGTCTGGGGGTGCCATCCCGCGCGATGGAACTCCTGCTCGGCGCCGTTTCGTCACCCTGCGGTGCGATTCATAATGGAGGACTGGGTATGGGGCGTTGGCAGCGCTGGTCGGCCTGGTTGACCGTTGTCTTCATCGCAAGCGTCGCGTTGCCTGGCGCACAGCCCGCCGCACGAGCGTCGGCCACCGTCAGCGCGCAACGCGCGCCGGAGCAGCCGCCCAGTCCCCAGATGCGCCAGGTCGCACCGCTCAGCGATCCCAATCTGCCCAGCCTGGTGATCGACGTGCAGGCCAATCCCGACCCGATCAGCGTCGGCGAGCCGTTGACCATCAGCGTTGCGATCCTCAATCAAGCGCAGGTGGCCGCCCGGCAGGTGGAGGTCAGCCTGCCGGTGCCGGCGCACAGCAGGCCGGCAGCCAACGCCGCGCTGCAGTCTGATGGCCGCGCCTGGCGCTGGACGCTGGCGGAGCTGCCGGGCGGCGCGAGCGCCACGCTCACGGCCACGCTGACGCTCGACCGCGTGCCGGCGAGCGGCGCGGTGGTAGTGCGTCCCACGGTACGCGCGCAGCGGCTCACCATGCCGGTGCAGGCGGTTGGCGGCGCGCTGGTCTTACCAGAGGATGGCCTCGCGAGCCGGTTTGTCCCAGGCCAGGCGGGTCGGCTGCGCAGCGCGGATGGGCGTATCGAGGTTGAGCTGCCGGCCAGGGCAGCGCGGCGCGCGCTGCAGCTACGCCAGCGCTGGCGTGCGCCCGCCGGGGAACGGGTACCGCCCGGTCAGCGGCGTCTGCTACCGCCGTTCTTCTTGAACGCCGAAGACGAGCGTGGTCAGGCCGTGCACCGCTTCGATCAGCCGCTGACGCTGCGCGTGCGCTATAGCGATGAGCAGGTGCTGGTGCGCGGCTGGGATGAGAGTGCGCTGGCTCTCTTCTGGTTCGACGACGAGGGTACGCAGCAGTGGATGCCTATTCCGGCCCAGGTGGATGCCGAGCGCAACGAAATCACGGCGCAGGTCGATCACTTCAGCGCCTTCACCATCGGCGATCTGGCGTCGCCATCGACGGCCTTCATTCCCAGTTTGCAGGCCTGGCAGGTGGGCCTGTTCAGCGGCAGCGCCACCTATAGCTACCCACTGGAGCTCCCCGCCGGGCCGGCCGGTCTGAAACCGAACCTCTCGCTCAGCTACAGCAGCAACGCAATCGATGGCGACAGTGGCATGTACCAGGTCTTTCAGGCTGGCTGGGCCGGGCTGGGCTGGAGCCTGGATACCGGCGCGGTGGCGCGCAACAGCATCGTCATCAATCCGGCGACCGGCCTGATGTTCGATACCTTCACGATCGTGGTCAACGGTCAGTCGCATCAGCTCGTGCGCGCCGAGCCGCTGGTGAGCCAGCCGGATGAACAGAATCCCAGTCACTGGGCCTGGCGTCCAACCGACGAGACGTTTGTTCGCGTTCGCGCCGTGCCCAACGGCACCGCATGGGACGGCAATCCGGGGCGGGGTGGCCTGGTCAATGGTGTCTGGCAACCACGCTATACCTGGGTGCTGTGGGCCAAGGATGGAACGCGCTACGAATTTGCCGAGGATCTCTGGTACGGCTGGGATCGGTGCGCTGTCGCCAACGAGGTGGAATTCGAACCCTATAAGTGGCTGTTGTCACGCGTTGTCGATCCGCACGGAAACACGATGACCTATACCTATGCGCGCAACACCTGGACCGGTGGCGAGGTGCGCTGCGACTCATGGCGCTATGCCCGCGGCACGGTGGATCGCGACGCCTGGCCGGTGCTGGTGGAATGGAGCGCCCATCCGGCGACCGGCGCGCCAGCGCGGTATCGTCTGGAGTTTGTCTCAACCGCGCGCGAGCAGGACACCGCGTTTGACGGCGCCGACAACTACTACGGCGGGAAGCTCAACGGCGCGCCACGCCAGACCCGGCGACTCCTGGCACTGCGCGTTCTCAGCAATCCTACCGGCAGCGCCTGGGAGCTGGTGCGCGAGTACCGGTTGAGCACGGACTACCGCCTCAGCCCCGATCGCCTGGTGAACGATCAACCGGATCGCGCCAACCCCAAGCTGACCCTCACGGCGATCCAGGTGATCGCCAGCGATGGCAGCAGCGCCCTGCCGGCGATGACTTTTCGCTATGGCGAGACGCCTGGCGTTACCGCCGATGCCTGCACCGGTACCTCCTGGCCGCGCGGGGATTGGAATCGCCTGGTTCAGGTCGAGAATGGCTATGGCGGGCGCGTGACCTTCACCTACGAACAGATCGGGGTGGCCAGTTGTAAGCGCATCTTTCGGAACCATCGTCGCATTACCGGCAAAACGATCAGCGACGGGCGCGGCAACAGCTTTACCTGGACCTATCGCTACAGCGATCCGGCGCTTAATTCGCTGGGCTGGCGGCTGACCGGCAGCGGCGATCCCAATGCCACGCAGGAATATCCAAATTCGGCGGCGCTCTACTATAACACCTACTGGGATCCCAACCACAACAATCAGCACTGGCTGGCCACCCGCCCGCTCAAGGAGTTTCGTGGGCATCGGTTGGTGGTCGAGATCGATCCGCAGGGCTGGCAGACCGAGCACTGGTTCTATCAGGGCGATGTTGGCTGCGTGCCCGGCGCCAGTGGCAACGCCATCCCCAACGATGCCTGTTTCCAGCAGCTCCGTGACCGCGAGTTCCTCAAGGGCCGCGAATACAAAACCATGCTGCGCACCCCGGCCGCGAGCGGCAGCCACTGGATCAAAGAAACACAGCAGAGCTACACCGTCACCTTCTTCGACTACTCGCACGCGCCGTTGACCGGCCTGTGGCGCGCCTGGCATGCCATGACTGAAACCCGCGAACTGGCCTGGGAGGGCATGGAAGGTCTGACCGATCCGGTCATCAAAACCACGCGCTATATCTATGATGATGATGGGAGCGCCTACGTCAACGGCAGCACCACCGGCACCAACGCGCGCTACGGCAATCTTGGTCGGGTCGAAGAATATGATCAGACCGGCGCGCGCGTGCGCATCACCAAATACTACTACGCTATTCGCGACGACAGTACGACCTATCTGGCCGACCGTGTCTGGGCGACGGTGATCTTCGACACCTCCTGGCAGGTGCTGGCCTACACGGCGCAGTTCTACGATGGCGCCAGCGATCCGCGCGTGATGGGGCAGCGTGGACTCCTGACGCGCGTCAGTAAGCTCTATGCCGATGGCGCAAGTGGACCGCTCAGCGGCACGCTCTCCAGCGCCGATACCACCTATACCTATGATGCCTATGGCAATCGCACCGGCGAAACCACCTACGAAAGCGCGGGCAGCTCATGGGTCAGCAACGGCCTGCGCGTCTGGGGCGCGCCGGGCAACGGCAGCCGGGCGCACACGACCACAACGACGTATGACGCGATCATGCGCGCCTTCCCCGAGCGGGTCACCAATCCGCTCGGGCATGTAGAACAGGCGGTGTATGACCGGCGTATGGGCACGCTCACGCGTGTCACCGATGCCAATGGCGCCGTAACCGAGGCGGCCTATGATGGTTTCGGGCGACTGATCAAGGTGGCGCGGCCGGGCGATACACTGGCCATGCCAACCACGGAAGCCTTCTATTACGACTGGGAGCGTCCGTTCCGCATCATCGTGTCGCAGCGCGAGATCGGCGGACAGGCCGGCGCGGTCCGGCCGATCGTGCGCTTCTATGACG encodes:
- a CDS encoding RHS repeat-associated core domain-containing protein, translating into MGRWQRWSAWLTVVFIASVALPGAQPAARASATVSAQRAPEQPPSPQMRQVAPLSDPNLPSLVIDVQANPDPISVGEPLTISVAILNQAQVAARQVEVSLPVPAHSRPAANAALQSDGRAWRWTLAELPGGASATLTATLTLDRVPASGAVVVRPTVRAQRLTMPVQAVGGALVLPEDGLASRFVPGQAGRLRSADGRIEVELPARAARRALQLRQRWRAPAGERVPPGQRRLLPPFFLNAEDERGQAVHRFDQPLTLRVRYSDEQVLVRGWDESALALFWFDDEGTQQWMPIPAQVDAERNEITAQVDHFSAFTIGDLASPSTAFIPSLQAWQVGLFSGSATYSYPLELPAGPAGLKPNLSLSYSSNAIDGDSGMYQVFQAGWAGLGWSLDTGAVARNSIVINPATGLMFDTFTIVVNGQSHQLVRAEPLVSQPDEQNPSHWAWRPTDETFVRVRAVPNGTAWDGNPGRGGLVNGVWQPRYTWVLWAKDGTRYEFAEDLWYGWDRCAVANEVEFEPYKWLLSRVVDPHGNTMTYTYARNTWTGGEVRCDSWRYARGTVDRDAWPVLVEWSAHPATGAPARYRLEFVSTAREQDTAFDGADNYYGGKLNGAPRQTRRLLALRVLSNPTGSAWELVREYRLSTDYRLSPDRLVNDQPDRANPKLTLTAIQVIASDGSSALPAMTFRYGETPGVTADACTGTSWPRGDWNRLVQVENGYGGRVTFTYEQIGVASCKRIFRNHRRITGKTISDGRGNSFTWTYRYSDPALNSLGWRLTGSGDPNATQEYPNSAALYYNTYWDPNHNNQHWLATRPLKEFRGHRLVVEIDPQGWQTEHWFYQGDVGCVPGASGNAIPNDACFQQLRDREFLKGREYKTMLRTPAASGSHWIKETQQSYTVTFFDYSHAPLTGLWRAWHAMTETRELAWEGMEGLTDPVIKTTRYIYDDDGSAYVNGSTTGTNARYGNLGRVEEYDQTGARVRITKYYYAIRDDSTTYLADRVWATVIFDTSWQVLAYTAQFYDGASDPRVMGQRGLLTRVSKLYADGASGPLSGTLSSADTTYTYDAYGNRTGETTYESAGSSWVSNGLRVWGAPGNGSRAHTTTTTYDAIMRAFPERVTNPLGHVEQAVYDRRMGTLTRVTDANGAVTEAAYDGFGRLIKVARPGDTLAMPTTEAFYYDWERPFRIIVSQREIGGQAGAVRPIVRFYDGLGREIQTKSESQDGLQQIVVDTEYDGRGRVMRTSQPRYVNGSVDTTFWQYVAPGSHVAWTTTTYDGLDRPLRVTHPDGSFVGYHYGIYEGLVFHDVADENRHRTYSMYDSLGRRVKVRELSGNCSPSSWGYPWHWPEYACGGSFTEVWANDATTTYSYNALDLLTQVTDAHGNVTAMTYDALGRKIEMRDPDMGTWRYRYDANGNLTQQTDANGQTLTFRYDALDRLTAREGSDGRANYYAYDEAFGSGKGRRTSMSTYLNGVNQSYVAFHYDSRGRKVRQEVTAAGVTRRFQWTYDSADRVTAIQYPTGETVTYTYDAAWRQTSACSSLGDCYASNASYTALNQPQQLTFGNQLLQRWDYSSPMQRVQQIRVGTGADLGMHFNRTYAYEPNGNVRQIDDLVFAQRQSFSYDHRDRLTRAWTSDGVAAARDGMAQTQVAQVSPRLAAPIQPFTALASDRRFGQPVAALEQTGGRIKDATFESGSLTGSQGVDSVYGSVTLEQTAPLKGRYSARFDQAQGAYLREQFTATERVYISFYVRITALPTSSVRVLQVRNNSTTVGNIEIRPTGRLRLRVGTTTVGSESQPLQVNHLYRIGLVQIQGSGTNAVLEGYVASADEAFGAPFATLTTGTWTTPASDVRVGETTGGSTLHAIVDDLRIDSAAMPAPSTGGTGPTATPTSIATATATPTPIPTATAVPTPTPTPSPPYRPAPYDHSYRYDAIGNLLSKAGVSYSYGANGNGTGAGPHQARTVGGQTYRYDVNGNLLSGGGRTYTWQADNLPASISSGGVTETYTYDADGERLTRTANGVTTVYVAGLYEEDLQTGVKRSLYQFNGQIIAQRSTDATGLIYLHADHLGSVSLATNSSGAVVSRQDFDPWGAIRSGGIPQTALNYTGQRRDGTGLLYYHARYYDPALGRFLSADTIVPGSGALTLWPSDATAAPLFGQQNVPGPQNPQTLNRYAYVINNPLNNIDPSGHDHKPEDQDSRASCLAQIGPIDCVKVWNRALEAFRLSEELFPGEDELTIELRDAFRHGYWLALMARDIGIEDALQAGYIHEGGTPRQVLTAELFKNNPEAYWSHVMDFTNNEVSARIGAAMRGKSNKDVADAVLQALKDGKLFTRRYDPVTNTFDKRGGVQRSNIAYSAYERRNRKK